From a single Tachypleus tridentatus isolate NWPU-2018 chromosome 6, ASM421037v1, whole genome shotgun sequence genomic region:
- the LOC143253408 gene encoding uncharacterized protein LOC143253408 isoform X3: protein MSKTGVYRVKKLLLDGGAKLINYLSDMVTHVIADNADNPDVSEAQELFEKPVVTNQWVKMSAKCGTLLPISGFSPTRTQMFSSIVACPSQMSESDTKAVWAMITFYGGNFQLDLTKNCTHLIAAKPEGAKYERALQTHEQIKIVTPDWVVDSVKNKMVCDEDLYHPRLLILPEPEQPKLPVISSSEHISEVTTTRTNLVSEAEMTLTLQNQNPPNSHFAPRIVSIPSIRETKAAIDIGESQDQVKLVTLPYQYEVTQSQLSATNADTPSPQQQQMQQFLQQQQPHIQQQLQALDQQQSQLSSQQIQQKIKLLRQQQQIPRHLLQQQQLQKQIQQKQQQFVQQRLQWHQQQSQQQQQQLGMQFVQKPQQPQQSQHLTQQLLRLRQLQDQMQQQQLPGQQQQYQLQNLPRQKTLQFQQQTTPGQSPAQLLQQRPPMVQQQHQTANQPPVHHLPQRHQLIQQQQQHHQPATHGQPPVQHLSQQPQLIQQSPQLRQQLYQQQQQTFFQQQQQQVVQTSQATHAPGPNTLLQQRQQSMNTSTTQPPVLTGQPQVALKPPPQYPFGEHNQLTGQPRLQFPPQSPQQLNPEQRMPFQQQQQQIQPRELLQQQTQHVVRWAPSTPKEDSQEHALQRKILWQQRQAQLDSDLTQSQQTPVWPQQQQTSSQEQNTQLQQQILQWQQRELQRRQKLLQQQKQQQVQKPLGQVQLISRPPPEYPGGATSQVSLSPGSQPNITTVPCQQSLVHTSGGIQQGIQTPPQMTTGQSVAQVKPKTKTALANLLNNRLLGSVKGADGTEDGQISSKISQIQTPAVQQPSASTDGKNGQRIISPQATVGGVSFPGAGSAAVASREVTFYGHDPLVQVPGDLSLLGCVFCIEDYDRSIEEDKLFTWSKVIEQHGGEVENSYSSRCSHVLCEKQRNSVVQQAMREGKRCVTAYWLNDVLLQKKMRAPWQALHFPSPFSDEKPCKNWIIAVTNFEGEERSILKQMIITTGAKYTGYMTRLNSLLVTKRQEGKKCEKAREWGIPVVNVQWLNDVLFGHLEALRLPMAQKYQQYSGVNQFKVDYALVPHLMTAWRVPIKITEEMWKKFLPGARTKLNADAELENMKRRNEGDDTLDIKKQRLSPELEENIPLTTNNPPPEGEKPYVMFTALKNTGHLSRIVIQLGGRLAPSAKECSHLVINKFARTVKFLCAINVVKYVVTSDWLLESERQNRFVDEKPYILEDQETEKQFGVKIKQTLKRRCRGPLFKNMVFFITPGVYPPPLVLKDIVECGGGTVVLKRRPTYRQIKAMAQTGTTFHVITCDNDLHLCKDFVQKKIGVHNAEFILTGVLRQHLDFSAFLYT from the exons ATGTCAGAGAGTGACACCAAAGCAGTATGGGCCATGATCACTTTCTATGGAGGTAATTTTCAGCTGGACCTGACAAAGAATTGCACTCATCTTATTGCTGCTAAACCTGAGGGA GCAAAGTATGAAAGAGCCTTACAAACGCACGAGCAAATAAAAATAGTGACACCAGACTGGGTAGTTGATTCTGTCAAGAACAAGATGGTTTGTGATGAAGACCTATATCATCCACGTCTTTTAATTCTACCAGAACCAGAGCAGCCAAAACTTCCTGTCATATCTTCATCAGAGCACATCTCTGAAGTAACGACAACACGAACCAACCTAGTTAGTGAGGCAGAGATGACTCTTACACTTCAGAACCAGAATCCTCCCAATTCACATTTTGCACCAAGAATTGTGAGCATTCCTAGCATAAGAGAAACTAAAGCAGCTATAGATATCGGAGAGTCTCAAGATCAGGTGAAACTAGTGACACTTCCATACCAATATGAAGTTACACAGTCTCAACTGTCAGCAACTAATGCTGATACTCCATCGCCTCAGCAGCAACAGATGCAGCAGTTTCTCCAGCAGCAACAGCCTCATATTCAACAACAACTGCAAGCACTGGATCAGCAACAGAGTCAACTGTCCTCTCAGCAGATACAGCAAAAAATAAAGCTTTTACGACAACAGCAACAGATTCCTAGACATCTGTTGCAACAACAGCAGTTGCAAAAGCAGATCCAACAAAAGCAACAGCAATTTGTTCAACAGAGGTTACAGTGGCACCAACAACAAAGCCAACAGCAGCAGCAACAGTTAGGAATGCAATTTGTACAAAAGCCTCAACAGCCACAGCAGTCCCAACACTTGACACAACAGTTACTTAGATTACGGCAGCTTCAAGACCAGATGCAACAACAGCAGCTTCCTGGTCAACAGCAACAGTATCAACTACAAAACCTTCCTAGACAAAAGACTCTACAGTTCCAACAACAAACCACGCCCGGACAATCGCCAGCACAGCTTCTGCAGCAGCGACCTCCAATGGTACAACAGCAGCACCAAACGGCAAACCAGCCCCCGGTGCATCACCTGCCTCAACGACATCagttaattcaacaacaacagcaacatcATCAGCCAGCCACTCATGGTCAGCCACCCGTGCAACATTTATCTCAGCAACCCCAACTCATACAACAGTCACCACAGTTGAGGCAACAGCtgtatcaacaacaacaacaaacattttttcaacaGCAGCAGCAGCAAGTTGTTCAGACTAGTCAGGCCACCCATGCACCTGGACCAAACACGTTGCTGCAACAGCGACAACAGAGCATGAATACTTCCACAACACAGCCTCCTGTATTGACTGGCCAGCCTCAAGTTGCACTAAAGCCCCCTCCTCAGTATCCTTTCGGTGAACACAACCAATTGACTGGCCAGCCTAGACTACAGTTTCCTCCACAGTCACCCCAGCAACTGAATCCTGAGCAGAGAATGCCCtttcaacaacagcaacaacagaTCCAGCCAAGAGAGCTTCTGCAACAACAGACCCAACATGTTGTGCGCTGGGCTCCTTCCACACCAAAGGAGGACTCCCAGGAACATGCATTACAGCGAAAAATTTTGTGGCAACAACGACAGGCCCAACTTGATTCAGACCTAACTCAGAGTCAGCAAACTCCTGTATGGCCCCAGCAACAACAGACATCATCACAAGAACAAAACACACAGCTGCAACAGCAAATACTACAGTGGCAACAGCGTGAACTCCAACGGCGACAAAAGCTTCTACAGCAGCAGAAACAGCAACAAGTGCAAAAACCGTTGGGACAAGTGCAACTAATTTCTCGGCCCCCTCCAGAGTACCCAGGTGGTGCCACTAGTCAAGTGTCCCTGAGTCCTGGCTCCCAGCCTAACATTACCACAGTTCCCTGTCAACAGTCTTTAGTACATACATCAGGAGGTATTCAACAGGGTATACAAACGCCACCACAAATGACAACTGGTCAATCTGTTGCTCAAGTTAAGCCAAAGACTAAAACAGCATTGGCTAACCTACTGAACAACAGACTTCTAGGGAGTGTAAAGGGAGCAGATGGAACTGAAGATGGACAGATTTCAAGCAAGATTTCACAGATCCAAACTCCTGCTGTCCAACAGCCTTCT GCATCAACAGATGGAAAAAATGGTCAACGGATTATATCTCCACAAGCTACAGTAGGAGGGGTTTCATTCCCAGGTGCTGGTTCAGCAGCAGTAGCTTCAAGAGAAGTAACATTTTATGGACATGACCCACTAGTCCAAG TTCCAGGAGACCTTTCTCTCTTAGGTTGTGTCTTCTGCATTGAAGATTATGATCGTTCCATAGAGGAAGACAAACTGTTCACCTGGAGCAAG GTTATTGAACAGCATGGAGGTGAAGTGGAAAATTCATATTCAAGTCGTTGCTCACATGTTCTCTGTGAGAAACAACGGAATTCAGTTGTGCAGCAA GCAATGAGAGAAGGGAAGCGCTGTGTTACTGCTTATTGGCTGAATGATGTTCTACTTCAGAAGAAGATGAGAGCTCCTTGGCAGGCTTTACATTTTCCTTCTCCTTTCTCAGATGAAAAGCCATGTAAAAACTGG ATTATTGCTGTGACAAACTTTGAAGGTGAAGAGAGAAGCATCTTGAAGCAGATGATTATTACTACTGGTGCTAAATATACTGGGTACATGACTCGTTTAAACTCTTTACTTGTTACTAAAAG ACAGGAAGGAAAGAAGTGTGAGAAAGCAAGAGAGTGGGGGATACCTGTTGTAAATGTTCAATGGCTAAATGATGTCTTGTTTGGACACCTAGAAGCTCTGAGGTTGCCAATGGCCCAGAAGTATCAGCAGTATAGTGGTGTAAACCAGTTTAAAGTAGATTATGCTTTAGTTCCACACTTAATGA CTGCATGGAGAGTTCCTATAAAGATTACAGAAGAAATGTGGAAA AAATTTCTTCCTGGGGCTCGAACAAAGTTGAATGCTGATGCCGAG TTGGAGAATATGAAAAGAAGAAATGAAGGTGACGATACCCTTGACATCAAGAAACAGag gCTCTCACCTGAGTTAGAAGAAAACATTCCTTTGACCACAAATAATCCTCCACCAGAGGGAGAAAAACCTTATGTGATGTTTACTGCTCTTAAAAATACTGGACACCTTTCAAGG ATTGTCATTCAGTTGGGTGGACGACTTGCACCATCAGCCAAAGAATGCTCCCACTTGGTTATTAACAAATTTGCTCGAACAGTCAAGTTTCTGTGTGCTATTAATGTGGTAAAGTATGTTGTGACTTCAGACTGGCTGCTGGAGAGCGAGAGGCAGAATAGATTTGTTG atgagaagccctacaTTTTAGAAGATCAAGAAACTGAAAAACAGTTTGGTGTTAAAATCAAACAGACTTTAAAAAGAAGGTGCAGGGGCCCCCTGTTCAAG AATATGGTGTTCTTCATCACACCAGGAGTCTACCCACCTCCACTGGTCCTCAAAGACATTGTAGAGTGTGGCGGTGGAACAGTAGTGCTGAAAAGAAGGCCGACGTACCGACAGATCAAAGCTATGGCTCAG ACTGGTACCACTTTCCATGTGATAACGTGTGACAATGACCTTCACCTATGTAAGGATTTTGTACAAAAGAAAATAG GTGTCCACAATGCTGAATTCATTCTCACAGGTGTATTGAGACAACACTTGGACTTCAGTGCCTTCCTCTACACGTGA